In Erigeron canadensis isolate Cc75 chromosome 1, C_canadensis_v1, whole genome shotgun sequence, a single window of DNA contains:
- the LOC122585555 gene encoding AT-hook motif nuclear-localized protein 24: protein MDPTAATAHGHSLPPPFHTRNFNLHQFQQQNSEDEQSGTSGLNMGGHKREREEKNNNEDMLNNSGGGGSSEGKDGEMGRRPRGRPSGSKNKPKPPIIITRDSANALRTHVMEVSDGCDVMDSISTFARRRQRGVCIISGTGTVTNVTLRQPASPGAVVTLHGRFEILSLAGSFLPPPAPPAATGLTIYLAGGQGQVVGGSVVGALLAAGPVVIMAASFSNAAYERLPLEDEESTLPMQGGGSLGSPGAITPPPPGSQQQQQQLMSDPSLFQGMPPNLLNTIQIPNDAYWGNNGSGRPSF from the coding sequence ATGGATCCGACGGCAGCAACCGCACACGGCCACTCTCTTCCACCTCCATTTCATACACGAAACTTCAACTTGCATCAATTCCAGCAACAGAATTCTGAAGATGAACAAAGCGGGACAAGCGGTCTTAACATGGGCGGCCACAAAAGAGAGCGCGAAGAGAAGAACAACAACGAAGATATGTTGAATAACAGCGGCGGTGGTGGCAGCAGCGAAGGCAAAGATGGTGAGATGGGAAGAAGACCCCGCGGACGTCCATCAGGTTCTAAAAACAAGCCTAAACCACCTATTATTATCACTAGGGACAGCGCCAATGCACTCCGAACTCATGTCATGGAGGTTTCGGATGGATGTGATGTCATGGACAGTATCAGCACCTTTGCACGCCGCAGGCAGCGTGGCGTTTGTATCATAAGTGGGACGGGTACGGTCACAAATGTCACACTCCGGCAACCTGCTTCCCCCGGGGCAGTTGTGACATTACACGGACGATTTGAAATTCTTTCGCTTGCAGGCTCTTTCTTACCACCACCTGCTCCACCTGCCGCTACTGGGTTGACCATTTATTTAGCTGGTGGTCAAGGGCAGGTGGTAGGTGGTAGTGTGGTGGGGGCACTGCTGGCCGCGGGGCCAGTGGTTATCATGGCCGCGTCATTTAGCAACGCGGCCTATGAAAGACTCCCACTTGAGGACGAAGAAAGTACTTTACCAATGCAAGGAGGTGGATCGCTTGGATCTCCTGGAGCGATCACACCCCCACCACCCGGGtcccaacaacaacaacaacaattgatGTCTGATCCGTCGCTCTTTCAAGGCATGCCACCAAATCTTCTCAACACAATTCAAATACCAAATGATGCTTATTGGGGTAATAATGGCAGTGGTCGTCCCTCGTTCTAA